CCTCTTTGTAGTTATGATGCTCGATATTGACTACATAAGACTGCGTCAGGGTTTTGCAAAGCATTTCACTCTTGGTGCTATATTATGTGTTGTGTTTTTTCTGATTATCAGCTTTGTAATCCGCAGCTCAGCACCGAATATAAGCAATGTTATAAACTATAATACCAATAACGTGAAAGCTATTGGTAATTTGCTGTATACCGACTACATGTACGCTTTTCATCTTTCTGGTATTCTGCTGCTTGTGGCAATTGTCGGTGCAATTGCTCTTACTTTACAAGACAAGAAAAAAGGAGTTAAAAAACAGAATGTATTAAAGCAATTGACACAATCTTCATCTGTAAAATTGGTTAAGGCTAAATTTGGAAAAGGAGTGGAATGGAAATAGGATTAAATCATTTTCTGATAGTTGCTGCTATTTTGTTCACTATTGGAGTATGCGGTATTGTCATCAACCGTAAGAGCATAATCAACATACTGTTGTCAATAGAAATATTATTGCTGGCGATTAACATCAATCTAGTTGCTTTTTCTGCCTTTATGAATGATATAGTTGGGCAAATTTTTGTGATGTTTGTGTTGACTGTTGCGGCAGCAGAGTCAGGAGTTGGGCTTGCAATATTGGTTGTATATTATAGAAGCCGTGGCAATATAGATGTTGAACAAGCGAACTTAATGAAAGAATGAAAGTATGACGTATATACTGAAATTAATAGTATTTTTGCCACTCTTTGGTTCGCTGTTTGCAGCACTTTTTAGAAAAAGT
The window above is part of the Wolbachia endosymbiont (group A) of Bibio marci genome. Proteins encoded here:
- a CDS encoding NADH-quinone oxidoreductase subunit J, which translates into the protein MPFFFYFFAILSILSAVCVISVRNPVHAVLFLIFTFVNSAVLFILLGAEFIAMMVLIVYIGAVAVLFLFVVMMLDIDYIRLRQGFAKHFTLGAILCVVFFLIISFVIRSSAPNISNVINYNTNNVKAIGNLLYTDYMYAFHLSGILLLVAIVGAIALTLQDKKKGVKKQNVLKQLTQSSSVKLVKAKFGKGVEWK
- the nuoK gene encoding NADH-quinone oxidoreductase subunit NuoK: MEIGLNHFLIVAAILFTIGVCGIVINRKSIINILLSIEILLLAININLVAFSAFMNDIVGQIFVMFVLTVAAAESGVGLAILVVYYRSRGNIDVEQANLMKE